In Thermococcus sp., the DNA window GGCATCTTCCCTCATGGGATGGACTGAAGTAATGCTCAACAGGTCCTCCTCAACGTTTCCGGTGAAGGCGAAGGCATTGCCCTCGTAGCCTATTAGGTATTCAATGTGTTCCTCACCGAGCTTCTCGACAAAGGTCTGGAATGCGTGGTTTATCGTCTCTTCACTCGCCGGTTTAACCCAGCTTTCAGCTGGAGGTCTCGTGGGTATGGCTATGTAAGCAATGTCCGGCTTAAGCTCCGCCAGGAAATCCGCTATCCTCTCGAACTCGTCGCCGTAGTCTATTCCGTCTATGAGCATCGTCTCGGTGACCACCTTCCCCTTAAATGCCCTCCTGAACTCGAGCATTCCGTTCAGGATTTCCTCAAGGCGGAGGCTCTTGTGAGGCCGGTCTATCCTACGCCAAAGACCTTCATTGACGGTATCAACCTTCAGTGAGACGAAATCGAGCTTCAACAGGTCTTCCCCAACGTCCTCGCGCCAGATGAGTGATGCGTTTGTTAAGGTTGCCAGCCTTATCCCAAGCTCCCTGAGGAGGTCTATTTCCCTCCCAAGGTTTGCATCAAGGGTTGGTTCTCCATCGGGGACGAAGGTGATGTAGTCGATTTCCTCCCCTCTGTTAATGGCCTCGTTGACCTTCTCCTTAACCTCCCTGAATATCAGCTCCGGCTCGTAGAAAGGCTTTCTCTCAATTTCCATCCTGAGGGTTCTTCCTATCTGGCAGTAAACGCAAGCATAGGTGCAGACCTTGTCCGGGATGTTGTTTACCCCAAGGCTTTTCCCAAGTCTCCTCGACGGAACGGGTCCGAAGGCTATCATACTATCACCAGAATTAGGTCAGCCTAAAAGCGTATAAGGTTTTGGGGCATCTTTATATTGAAAGCGGAGGACTTAAGATGGGTGTTCAAGATGGTGGGGTACGGTGTAAACGAGGACGTTCTCAAGAACCTGAAAAAGCTTGATGAGCTCAGCCCCTTCGAGTTCAAAGACCTGCTCATAAAACTCGCAGGGAGAAACTCCGATAAGATAATGCTAAACGCCGGCAGGGGAAACCCCAACTTCCTGGCCTTGGAGCCAAGGCATGCTTACCTCCAGCTCGGCAAGTTCGCCCTGAGCGAGTCGGAAAGGCACTTCGGTTATATGGGGGAGCTCATAGGTGGCCACTGTGAAGAGGAAGGAATAGAGGCACGCTTTGAGATATTCACCCGGAATCACTGGAGAGAGCGGGGCACTAAATTCCTGAACTCTGCGGTGAGCTATGTGAGGGATTATCTTGGCCTTTCGGCCGGTGAGTTCCTTTGCGAGATGGTTCAGGGTTACCTTGGATGTGATTATCCGTCTCCGCCGAGGATGTTACCATTGGCGGAGCAAATCGTGAAGAGGTACCTCATGAAGGAGATGGGGGCAGGCTATGACCTGGGCTACTCTATAGTTGATGAAACCCAGCTTTTCGCGGTTGAAGGTGGAACTGGGGCGATGGCGTATCTCTTTGAGTCCTTCAAGGCCAACCGTATCCTCAACCCGGGTGATAAAATAGCCATAGCGGTTCCGATATTCAGCCCCTACCTTGAGATACCAAAGCTTGACCAGTATCAGCTTGAGATCGTGGAGGTTAAGGCCGATCCCGAGTCGGGTTATCAAATACCTGACGAGGAGCTTGACAAGCTGAGAAACCCGGAAATAAAGGCATTCTTCCTCGTTAACCCCGGAAACCCAACGGCTGTGAAGCTTGAGGAAGAAACCCTCAAGGGGATGAGGGAGATAGTTAAAAAGGCGAGGAAAGACCTCATCATAATAACCGACGACGTTTATGCCACGTTTGCTGAAGACTTCAAGTCAGTCTACTCCATCCTGCCCCACAACACGATACTGGTGTACTCCTTCTCCAAGTACTTTGGGGCGACGGGCTGGAGGCTCGGCGTCATAGCACTCCACAGGGATAACGTCGTCGATAGGTTAATAGCAAACCTTCCTGAGGAGACAAAGGCTGAGCTGGACAAGAGATACGAAACCATAACCCCCAACCCGAGAGAGTTAAAGTTCATGGACAGGCTCGTCGCGGACAGCAGAAACGTGGCTCTGAGGCACACCGCTGGCCTGTCAACACCACAGCAGGTTCAGATGGTTCTCTTCGCACTCTACGGCCTGATGGATGAGGAGGAACACTATAAGAACGCCGTGAGGAGAATTTTAAGACGCCGCTACAGAGCCCTCTACCGCGGCATTGGCCTCAAACCCCACGAGAATTCAGACTGTACCTACTATTATACGCTCATTGACATGGAGGAGCTTAGCGAGAGACTCTATGGAAAAGAGTTCTCGAAGTGGTTTATGAAAAACTTCCCGCCCGAGGAGTTTATGATAAGGCTCGCAAAGGAGGCGGGGGTTGTCCTACTGCCGGGTAGGGGCTTCGAGGTTCCGCATCCCTCGGCGAGGATCTCGCTGGCGAACCTGAGGGAGGTTGACTATCTCACTATAGGGGGGACGATAAGAAGGATCCTCGACGAGTACTACGAGGAGTTCGTGAAGAGGAAGGGGGAGGAATGAATGCCCAAGACGGAGCCCTTTGAAAGACACAGGGACAGGTACGAGAACTGGTTCAAGAGGCACTCCTACGCGTACCTTTCGGAGCTTGAGGTGGTCAAGAGACTCCTACCGAAGGAGGGAAAAGGGGCTGAAATTGGCGTTGGAACTGGAAGGTTCGCTTCACCCCTTGGAATAAAGCTCGGGGTTGAACCTTCAAGGGCAATGGCTGAGATCGCTAGGAAAAGGGGAATTGAGGTTATCGAGGGCACTGCTGAGGCCCTTCCCTTCCCAAACGAGAGCATGGACTACCTCCTGATGGTTACCACAATTTGCTTCGTCGACGACCCAGAAAGGGCACTGCGCGAGGCCTACCGCGTCCTGAAGCCAGGAGGGGCTTTGATAATAGGCTTTGTCGATAGAAATAGTCACATCGGGAAGCACTACGAGGAACACAGGGAGGAGAGCCTCTTCTACCGCGACGCAAGGTTCTTCTCGACGGAGGAGCTCCTCGAACTGCTCAGGAAAGCTGGTTTCAGGGAGTTCAAGATGGTACAGACCCTCTTCCACAGGCTCGATAAAGTGAAAGAGGTCGAACCCGTCAAGCCAGGCTACGGTGAGGGGAGCTTCGTAGTCATAAAGGCCGTGAAATAGTGGCAATAATTTTATTCAATGAAAACGTTCCTTTAATGTAAGTTATTTATAACTTAAGTAGGGATAGTGTATCATCCGTGTAATATGGAGTGGTGGAACCATTCATCCTTAAAAGGGGAGAAGTTTGGGGGAGAGTCTCAGGGCCGATAAATAGGGAATTCTGGAGTTTGTCATTTACNNNNNNNNNNNNNNNNNNNNNNNNNNNNNNNNNNNNNNNNNNNNNNNNNNNNNNNNNNNNNNNNNNNNNNNNNNNNNNNNNNNNNNNNNNNNNNNNNNNNACTTAAGTAGGGATAGTGTATCATCCGTGTAATATGGAGTGGTGGAACCATTCATCCTTAAAAGGGGAGAAGTTTGGGGGAGAGTCTCAGGGCCGATAAATAGGGAATTCTGGAGTTTGTCATTTACGTAAGCACGGAATGATTTTCACGGGAAGAACGGCCGATGTTAAGAGCCCCATTGATGGTTGGAGATAGCGAGTTACCCTTGCCGACGGCGATCTCGCGAGAAAGGTCGTTTCAAGCGCCCACGACGAGGGCAGATGCGTCAAGGCATTTCTCAGATCCACCGATCTGATGGGAGACATCTTTGATGAATTCCCAAAAGGCTTATAGATTTGGTAGTCGCAGACAGAAGGATAAGAGCGGTAACCTTTAGGGGCAGTACTAAGGTTGGGAGCACATCCTTGCAGTCGGGGGAATAAAGATCCATCACATGGCACTCGGTGGAAAGGATCCCACAGTAGTCCTCGACGACACTCCTTGAGAAAACCGTTGAGAAGCTCTCAAGGATAGAGCCTAAGAACTTACTCGAGGACGAAAGTGCCATCATGGGGATATCACGTCTGGCTCGTCCTCTTTGATGGGAGAACCCTTCCGAAGCTCAGGGCTTTTCAGGAGGACATCTCCGGCCTGCTGGCACTGCTCGTTAAACTACTACAGAAGGGGTGTGGGGGTACATCTGACTTTCGTTAAATATTTTTATTTAACAAAAACACAATTGTTTAATCATAAGGCTTAAATATTTTCTAGGGGGCAGTTACCCCGGTGATGTCGTTGCTGTGGAAGATGGAGAAGCCTGCAAACGAAGCCGACCGCATACCGACGTATGCGCCAGGTACATACGAGAGAGAAGCTCAAGAGGGAACTCAAGAGGATAAGGGAAAATGTGGAAGAGATACCACTCATTATAGGGGGCAAGAAGGTAAAAACGAGCGAAACAGTTGAAGTAAGGTGCCCCCACGACCACGACATCGTGCTTGCAAGAGCCCATCTTGCTGGGGAAGATGAACTGAAAGAGGCTATAGAGGCCGCTCTCTCCGCGTGGGAGGAGTGGTCGGAGCTCGAATGGTACCACAGGGTTGAGATATTCAGAAAGGCCGCCGATCTCCTGGCTGGGAAGCACAGGATTAGGAATGTAGCAGCAATCATGATGAACCTCTCCAAGAACTCCTATGAAGCCGAGATAGACCTCGCAGAGCTCGTAGATTTCTGGCGCTTCAACGCTCACTATCTCAGGTGGCTCTACGAGCAGCAGCCGGACCAGGCTCCTGGGGAGATGAATAGGATTGATTGGAGGCCGCTCGAGGGGTTCGTCGTGGCGATAACTCCCTTCAACTTCTACTCTATAGGAGGCAACTTGCCGACGGCCCCCGCCATGGCAGGGAACGTTGTACTCTGGAAGCCTTCCCGTTCGGTTATCTTCGCCAACTTCGAGATAATGAAAATTCTCATTGAGGCCGGACTTCCGGAGGGTATTGTGAACTTTGTCCCCTTCCCGAGTGAGCTTTCTGACATCGTGTTCTCCCACCCAGACTTTGCAGGTTTGCACTTCACAGGGAGCTACGAAACCTTGCTGAAGCTCTGGAGGAAAATAGCGGACAACCTCCCAGTGTACAGGAACTTCCCGAGGATAGTCGGCGAGATCGGCGGTAAGGACTTTGTCTTCGCCCACAGCTCGGCTAATGCCGAGGCTCTCGTCGCAAACCTCATCCGTGGCGCCTTCGAGGCGCAGGGCCAGAAGTGCTCGGCTGTGTCGAGGGCATACATCCCGGAGAGCCTCTGGGGGCAGATAAAGGAAGGGCTCCTCAGGGAGCTCCCGCGGCTGAAGACCGGCCCAGTTGACGACCTTGAGAGTTTCATGGGGGCTGTGGTTGACGGGAGCGCCTTCAAGAAGGCTGTCTCCTACATCGAGTATGCTCGGTCGCATCCCGAAGAATACGAGATTATATACGGAGGGAAATATGATTCCTCAAGGGGCTGGTTCATAGAGCCAACCGTCGTGCTGACGAAGAACCCAACGGGGAAGCTGATGACGGAGGAAATATTCGCCCCTGTGCTCACGGTTTATGTCTATCCGGACAGGGAGTTCAAGGAAACCTTAAGACTCTGCGCCAAGACCTCCCCCTACGGCCTGACAGGCTCGGTGTTCGCGAGGGATAGGAGTGCCATAGCCCTCGCGGAGAGGATTCTCCGCTACTCCGCTGGGAACTTCTACATCAACGATAAGCCTACCGGTGCCGTGGTGGGAAGACAACCCTTTGGAGGAGGAAGGTGCTCCGGAACGAACGACAAGGCAGGCTTCTGGCTCAACGTCCTCCGCTGGACCAACCCGAGGACGATAAAAGAAACAACCGTCCCGGCAGAGGACTGGAAGAGACCCTTCCAGCCCTGATCCCTTTCGCAAACAAATCGGTTACCTGGTAAACAAAGCTGTTTGCTTAAACGGGATAGTTTACGCAAAGTGTTTTAAACATTTTCCCCATTTTTGTCCGGTGGTTTAATATGAGAAGAAAGGCCTTGCTCTTGCTCGGGCTTTTTGTGCTGGCCGTTCTCGCTGAAGGTTGCATAGGTGAGGGAAAGGAAGGACAGGGATATACTGTAAAGGTCGTAAAGAATGGACAGGTCTTAAAGGAGTACACCCTCAGTGATCTCAAGAAGTTTAAGATGGTTGAGTTCACGGTTGATGGTAAAGTGCAAGAGGGGCCGGCGCTTGAAGATCTGCTGAAAGGGTTCTCCTATCAAAAGGTCACACTCATAGGAGTGAACGGCGAGATGGAATTAACAAAGAACCAAGTAAAAGAGGTAATCCTAGATTTCACGCATCGTGGAACGGTGAAAATGGCAAGCAAAAGCATTCCAAAGTCCGAATGGATAAAGGATATCTATGAAATTAAACTGGGGTGATCATGTGATCTACATTGGGATAGATGACACAGACAACTTAAATTCAAGGGGAACAGGACACAGAGCAAGAAAACTGGCGGGGCTATTAAAAAGATATGGCTATGATGTCTACGGAGTTACGAGACATCAATTCTTGGTAAGCCCGCTGATCCCATACACCTCCCATAACAGCGGGGCCTGCGTTCACGTTAAAGCCGAAAAGAAGGAGATTGGGTATATAACGACCCTCGCACGCGAGTTTATGGTTGAGAACTTCGTAGAGGACTCTGATCCAGGGCTCTGCGTGGCTCATGATAGTGAAATTACGAGTGAAGTCGTCAATTTCGGTTTTAGGGCTAAAGTGGAGGTATTAAGCAAGGAAGAAGCGTATAGCTTAGCCAAGTCATTCAAAATCCATCTAGAAGAGCTCGGTGGTAGTGGTCTGGGTATTATAGGTGCCCTATCCTCTGTGGGTCTCGCGTACTTGGGAAATGATGGAAGGTTCATAGAGCTCGGAAGAACAAGAGACCTGAAGGGCATCGTTTCAGTTAAGGATATTTTAGACTCAGGTGTGTACAGGGTAGTCTCCACTGAAGGTCAGGTTCTCAAGGAGTGCGAGTACGTAGAAACCACGGGGTGGGTCAGGCCTGTAATGGTAGCTGGAAAGCCCTACTTAATCGTGGAAAGAAAGAATGGACGGTGGGAGGTTGTTGGAAAAACTTTCTCTCTTTGAACAAATTTTCTTGGCGTTTATGGCCACTTTTATCATAGTTTCAAAGGAACTTTTTGATCTTCCCATCCACGTTCCTGGACATTCTGGAATCTACTGGATGTTTTTCTTGGTTGTAGGCAAATCGCTGGTCGAAAAGCCCTCTGCCGGAACTTTTATGGGGCTCATCTCAGGCTTCCTGTCTGTTCTCTTCAGCCTCGGTAGGTTTGGCCCATTTAACTTTCTTAAGTATCTTCTGCCGGGTGTAACCTTGGATGTTCTTTTCTTTCTAAAATTAAGGAGAGGATGGGAAGGTGCACTTGCCGGAGCAGT includes these proteins:
- a CDS encoding ECF transporter S component, with protein sequence MDGGRLLEKLSLFEQIFLAFMATFIIVSKELFDLPIHVPGHSGIYWMFFLVVGKSLVEKPSAGTFMGLISGFLSVLFSLGRFGPFNFLKYLLPGVTLDVLFFLKLRRGWEGALAGAVSNLSKLGVNLIIGSTLGIPLNFLMIGITPSILTYMIFGALGGTLGVEVANKVRKYYQRMS
- a CDS encoding class I SAM-dependent methyltransferase is translated as MPKTEPFERHRDRYENWFKRHSYAYLSELEVVKRLLPKEGKGAEIGVGTGRFASPLGIKLGVEPSRAMAEIARKRGIEVIEGTAEALPFPNESMDYLLMVTTICFVDDPERALREAYRVLKPGGALIIGFVDRNSHIGKHYEEHREESLFYRDARFFSTEELLELLRKAGFREFKMVQTLFHRLDKVKEVEPVKPGYGEGSFVVIKAVK
- a CDS encoding radical SAM protein, yielding MIAFGPVPSRRLGKSLGVNNIPDKVCTYACVYCQIGRTLRMEIERKPFYEPELIFREVKEKVNEAINRGEEIDYITFVPDGEPTLDANLGREIDLLRELGIRLATLTNASLIWREDVGEDLLKLDFVSLKVDTVNEGLWRRIDRPHKSLRLEEILNGMLEFRRAFKGKVVTETMLIDGIDYGDEFERIADFLAELKPDIAYIAIPTRPPAESWVKPASEETINHAFQTFVEKLGEEHIEYLIGYEGNAFAFTGNVEEDLLSITSVHPMREDAVEEFLRKAKADWNVVEKLVHEGKLIELEYNGRKFYMRRLKSREKP
- the pruA gene encoding L-glutamate gamma-semialdehyde dehydrogenase; protein product: MRQVHTREKLKRELKRIRENVEEIPLIIGGKKVKTSETVEVRCPHDHDIVLARAHLAGEDELKEAIEAALSAWEEWSELEWYHRVEIFRKAADLLAGKHRIRNVAAIMMNLSKNSYEAEIDLAELVDFWRFNAHYLRWLYEQQPDQAPGEMNRIDWRPLEGFVVAITPFNFYSIGGNLPTAPAMAGNVVLWKPSRSVIFANFEIMKILIEAGLPEGIVNFVPFPSELSDIVFSHPDFAGLHFTGSYETLLKLWRKIADNLPVYRNFPRIVGEIGGKDFVFAHSSANAEALVANLIRGAFEAQGQKCSAVSRAYIPESLWGQIKEGLLRELPRLKTGPVDDLESFMGAVVDGSAFKKAVSYIEYARSHPEEYEIIYGGKYDSSRGWFIEPTVVLTKNPTGKLMTEEIFAPVLTVYVYPDREFKETLRLCAKTSPYGLTGSVFARDRSAIALAERILRYSAGNFYINDKPTGAVVGRQPFGGGRCSGTNDKAGFWLNVLRWTNPRTIKETTVPAEDWKRPFQP
- a CDS encoding bifunctional aspartate transaminase/aspartate 4-decarboxylase; protein product: MVGYGVNEDVLKNLKKLDELSPFEFKDLLIKLAGRNSDKIMLNAGRGNPNFLALEPRHAYLQLGKFALSESERHFGYMGELIGGHCEEEGIEARFEIFTRNHWRERGTKFLNSAVSYVRDYLGLSAGEFLCEMVQGYLGCDYPSPPRMLPLAEQIVKRYLMKEMGAGYDLGYSIVDETQLFAVEGGTGAMAYLFESFKANRILNPGDKIAIAVPIFSPYLEIPKLDQYQLEIVEVKADPESGYQIPDEELDKLRNPEIKAFFLVNPGNPTAVKLEEETLKGMREIVKKARKDLIIITDDVYATFAEDFKSVYSILPHNTILVYSFSKYFGATGWRLGVIALHRDNVVDRLIANLPEETKAELDKRYETITPNPRELKFMDRLVADSRNVALRHTAGLSTPQQVQMVLFALYGLMDEEEHYKNAVRRILRRRYRALYRGIGLKPHENSDCTYYYTLIDMEELSERLYGKEFSKWFMKNFPPEEFMIRLAKEAGVVLLPGRGFEVPHPSARISLANLREVDYLTIGGTIRRILDEYYEEFVKRKGEE